One Pseudoclavibacter endophyticus DNA window includes the following coding sequences:
- a CDS encoding PQQ-dependent sugar dehydrogenase: MADTVSMTHGPRTVPRASVRMFAAASVIALLAGCAGGEAEPTPDGAGSTETVAGTEAPGGDDDATPAPIRDPWAELPGPVTATSDGADDLATGLDAPWSVARFASGAAVVSERDSGRILEVLPDGTTREVTTVAGVAHGGEGGLLGLAIAERGGGQGADGALLFAMFTADDGNRIVRFDVTSADSGQVAVAEQVDLVTGIPSASNHNGGRLAIGPDGHLYATAGDAGRPELAQDESSLAGKILRIGLDGSVPADNPFGSEVYSMGHRNPQGLAWDRDGRLWASEFGQDTWDELNLIEPGANYGWPLVEGVGDDPAFRDPVLQWTTSEASPSGLTWVGDTLFMASLRGERLWRIDLSGEEAVAEAMFVGDYGRIRDVVVGPEESIWILTNNTDGRGSPGGDDDRLVQLPVVRA, encoded by the coding sequence ATGGCGGACACCGTGTCGATGACACACGGGCCTCGCACCGTGCCGCGAGCATCCGTGCGGATGTTCGCGGCAGCGAGCGTGATCGCGCTGCTCGCCGGGTGCGCCGGCGGTGAGGCCGAGCCGACGCCGGATGGCGCGGGATCGACCGAGACGGTCGCCGGCACCGAGGCGCCCGGGGGCGACGACGACGCGACGCCGGCGCCGATCCGCGATCCGTGGGCCGAGCTGCCCGGCCCCGTCACCGCGACGAGCGACGGTGCCGACGACCTCGCCACAGGACTCGACGCGCCTTGGTCGGTCGCGCGCTTCGCGAGTGGCGCGGCGGTCGTGAGCGAGCGCGACTCGGGCCGCATTCTCGAGGTGCTCCCCGACGGCACGACGCGGGAGGTGACCACCGTCGCCGGCGTCGCGCACGGCGGTGAGGGCGGGCTCCTGGGGCTGGCGATCGCCGAGCGTGGCGGCGGGCAGGGCGCCGACGGGGCGTTGCTCTTCGCCATGTTCACCGCCGACGACGGCAACCGAATCGTGCGCTTCGACGTGACCTCGGCGGATTCCGGGCAGGTCGCGGTCGCCGAGCAGGTCGACCTCGTCACGGGCATTCCGAGCGCTTCAAACCACAACGGCGGACGGCTCGCGATCGGGCCAGACGGGCACCTCTACGCCACGGCCGGCGACGCCGGGCGGCCGGAGCTCGCGCAAGACGAGTCGTCGCTCGCCGGCAAGATCCTGCGCATCGGGCTCGACGGGTCGGTGCCGGCCGACAATCCGTTCGGCAGCGAGGTCTACTCGATGGGGCACCGCAACCCGCAGGGCCTCGCATGGGACCGCGACGGGCGATTGTGGGCGAGCGAGTTCGGGCAAGACACGTGGGACGAGCTCAACCTCATCGAACCGGGCGCGAACTACGGCTGGCCGCTCGTCGAGGGCGTCGGCGACGACCCCGCGTTCCGCGACCCCGTGCTGCAGTGGACGACGAGCGAGGCGAGCCCGTCGGGCCTCACCTGGGTCGGCGACACCCTCTTCATGGCGTCGCTGCGGGGTGAGCGGCTGTGGCGCATCGACCTCAGCGGCGAGGAGGCCGTCGCCGAAGCGATGTTCGTCGGCGACTACGGGCGCATCCGCGATGTCGTCGTCGGCCCGGAGGAATCGATCTGGATCCTCACGAACAACACCGACGGCCGTGGCTCGCCCGGCGGCGACGACGACCGCCTCGTGCAGCTGCCCGTCGTGCGGGCCTAG
- a CDS encoding gamma carbonic anhydrase family protein, producing MTDHGPLILPFNGIAPRIHPTAWIAPTAVIVGDVEIGPDSSVFYGCVLRADVGPIRVGARTNIQDGSVLHCEDDAPAVLGDDVTLGHQALVHGATIGDGTLIGMKAAVLSRAVVGPGSLIAAGGVVLEGAEIPARSLAAGVPAKVRRELTHEESAAFIPHAGGYVALSKAQAGLEEAVSRSDVAAPREPHGDGE from the coding sequence ATGACCGACCACGGCCCGCTCATCCTTCCGTTCAACGGCATCGCACCGCGCATCCACCCGACCGCGTGGATCGCGCCGACCGCCGTCATTGTCGGTGACGTCGAGATCGGACCAGACTCCTCCGTCTTCTACGGCTGCGTGCTGCGCGCCGACGTCGGCCCCATCCGCGTCGGCGCCCGCACGAACATCCAGGACGGCTCGGTGCTGCACTGCGAAGACGACGCCCCCGCCGTGCTCGGCGATGACGTGACGCTCGGCCACCAGGCACTCGTCCACGGTGCCACGATCGGCGACGGCACCCTCATCGGGATGAAGGCGGCGGTGCTCTCGCGCGCGGTCGTGGGCCCCGGCTCGCTCATCGCCGCGGGCGGCGTCGTGCTCGAGGGCGCCGAGATCCCAGCGAGGTCACTCGCGGCCGGCGTGCCCGCCAAGGTGCGGCGCGAGCTGACTCACGAGGAGTCCGCGGCGTTCATTCCGCACGCCGGCGGCTACGTCGCGCTGTCGAAGGCGCAGGCGGGCCTCGAAGAGGCGGTTTCGCGCAGCGACGTCGCGGCGCCGCGTGAGCCGCACGGCGACGGAGAGTGA